The DNA region CATCTGCACAGAGTATGAGTTCCTTAGCTGAAACAAGTTTTTCCTTCAGTATTTTCTTGTAGCCGTCACGCAGCGCCTTTATGCTGTCCTTTGCTTCCGGAGTAACTGTTTTCGCCATTCTGAGCACTGCGAACGCCGGCTCTTCGTACGAACTTATCCTCTCCTCCGGAGTTCCTTCATTTCCGGATAAAGTCCGGTAAATCATCTTTATTGTGTCATTTTCAGTTCTGATAATATCCAGAGCCTTTTCACCCACATCATCCGACTCCGCAAGTTCCAGGCATTCACCGGAAAGCGTGCAGGCATTACGGACAGCTCCGCAGATATATCTTAAATATTCGTCCTTAAAATATCTGCCGGTATTTCCTTCAGAAGAATATCCCTTACATATGCTTTCAAGCCATGAAGTTCCGTAAGGTATGGAACTTACGAATCTCCAGATCTCCTTAATGATATCCTCTATCGGTGTATCGTTCCGGCTGCAGAACTGATCGTAGAGAAGCCCGGTCATCTCAGGATGTGTTTCATATCTTTCCGTTACTATTTCCGAAACAAGCCTGCTTTCCATAAGTTCCGCTTCAGTTTCATCAAGTATTCTGAAGCTGCCTGTAAGCTCCAGCTCATGGATGTTGTCACGTATAAGGTCAAAGCAGAAAGAATGAACAGTGGATATTTTCGCACTCTGCAAAAGAAGCTGCTGCTCACTCAGCCACTGGTTTTCCGGATCCTTTTCTATCAGGTCAGCCAGCGCCGCAGTAAGTCGCTGCTTCATTTCAGCAGCTGCATCCTTCGTAAAAGTAACGACGATCATTCTGTCCGCCGGCACTCTGTTTTCGCTGTCCGAAAGAATACGTACAAGCCTTTCGACCAGTACCGACGTTTTTCCGCTTCCTGCCGCCGCAGATACAAGCAGCGAGCATCCCCTTGCATCTATCGCCGTTTCCTGTTCCTTAGTCCAGCCCATCTATTTTCTCCTCCCCGTCACTTCCGAGAATATTCATTTTCAGTTCCTTAACATCGTCCGGAACAAAGCGTTCGTACTTACGAGGAAAGTTTCCGCATATCTCTTTGTAGTCGCAGAATCTGCAGACATCTTTCTGTGTATCGTAGTTAAGCGGCAGTGCACTTACATCACCGTCAAGAAGATCGGCCGCCATTTTTTCAAGCATTTCTCTTACATGTCTGCGAAGGCGCTCGAACTGCGGTCTTGTAAGGCAGCGGCTTCTTGTTTTGTCCAGTTCAAACGTGCCTTTTTTCACCGCATCTGCCGTAAGCTTTGCAGGGATGTATATACCGGCTATATTCTCCTCCATAGCACGGAGTACCTTCAGTTCCTTCAGTACTACACCGCTCATACGGTAAAATTTGCTGAGATACGCTTCGGTATCATCGTCTCCGGTCCTGTCACGTCCGAGTTCTATCGATCCTGAAGGCATGTAGAGAACTCCGGCAGGTATGGAATCGCCGTAAACTCCGCCCCCGGATGTAACTGAGAAAAGATAGAGAAGCATCTGTATGTCGATGCCGTAGAGTATCTTTTCAAGTTCAAAGCTTTTAACGCCGGTCTTGTAGTCTATGATCCTTATGAATTTTTCACCTGTTTCAGGATCGGTGTAGCTGTCAACACGGTCGATCTTGCCCTTAAGTATGATCTCGGTGCCTTCATGCCCTTTTATTCGGAACGGCTCCCCGCAGGTCGCCTCATTTATCTCAAACTCGAATTTTTCCGGCATGAACTGTGAAGCAGCCAGTTCTTTCTTAAGATGGTTCACAAGATACAGCGTATCTTCCGTAAACTTTTCAAACTTCGAATCAAGTCTCGCATTTTTGCCGAAATCGCCTGCAAGGTTTTCAGCCTTGTATTTTTCAGCGAACTCCTTAATTTTTTCTGTAATGACCTCATCAGTCAGCGAGATAAACTCATCCTTCGTGCTGCATCCGGAAAGAATGTTTTCAAGGCAGCTGTGAACAAGACTTCCGAGATCTCTGAAATCCATCTCTCTCCTGTCGCGGGCTCTGATGTGAAGTCCGTATTTACAGAAATAGCGGAAATGGCACTCGCTGTAATCTTCAAACGAGGTTGCCGACACCTGTATTCTGTCGCCCATAAGTCTGCCAATAAGCGAGCTGTCACTTACGGCGTGTACTCCGTCTTTACCGATAGAATCGAGGTACTCTATTTTGCTTTTATACTCAGGAATATTTAAAAGCGCTTCGCGCAGCGAGGCTTTTTCCTGCTCATCACGGAACATGCCCTGAACGTAATTGCGGTAAGCGGCAGCAGGTGTCGGTGAATAGAACAGCACGTCATATTCCGCGGCCGGTTTTCTTATATTGTCCGTATACATGCCGGCTATCTGGTTAAGTATATACGACGGAAAGCGTGTTCCTCCCTGTGCATCGCAGAGCGGATAGGAAATTATCACGCGTTCTGAAGCAGATGAAAACAGACGGTACACCACAAATCTTTCATCTGCCAGAAGGCGCTTTGTGTCCTTGCCGAGATCGATGCCAAGTTTTTCAAACGCTTCCTTGTCAGTGCTGCTCAAAAGTCCTGATGACTTTGCCGCAAACGGAAGAATTCCTTCATTTGCGCCCGTAACGAAAATCACCTTCTGTCCTTCAACTCTCGCCTTTTCAGCTGACACTACCGAAACGATATCGAGTTTCTGCGGAGGTGCAAGGAATCTGTTCTGCCTTACGATAAGTGTGAACAGCTCTGCAAATTCAGAAGGATCTGTAATCTCATCGCCCAGTACTTCAGCAACCGTATCGAAGGTGTCCATGATACAGTTCCACAGACGTTCCAGTTCCGAAGCTGTATCAGTTATTCCGTTGTTTTTGTATTCTGCAATAAGACCGGAGACATTTTTCGTTATCTCCTGTTCCTCAAGGAATTCATAGATATACCGGCACATCTGCGCCGCCGTGCTTCCCTTCATCTTTTTACGGAGCGCAATGATCGGATCGGCAAGTCTCATCCTGAGTGCTTCGGCATTTGCAAGATTCTCTTTCCTTTCCGTACCGGAAAGTCCGGTATCAGTAAAGCTTTCCTCCCACATGGCCCCGTCAACATTCCACTTGTAGCAGAAGTTTTCAAGAAATGCTGTTTCGGTCAGTGAGACCGGAGTAAGACCGGTCTTGGCATAACGGAAAAGAACGTCGCTCTGAATTTTTTTCATACCGGACAAATCAAGAAGTGATGTTATCAGTATTACTATGGAAGTATGCATGACCGGAGTTTCCTCATCGGAAAAATAAGGGATGCCGTAGCGTTCAAGCGCTGACTTAAGTATGATGTCATAATCCTCCGGCTGACGTGAAGCTATGGTTATCTCACCGTACCGGCATTCATTTTCGTCAACGAGTTTTCTGATATATGAGCATACAAAATCAGCTTCCCTGTAAAGGTCTTTCGCCTCGGTTATCTGTACAGCTCCTTCGGACGGAACCGGAGCCGTCCTTCTTCTGAAGATACTTCCGCTCAGTTTCTTAACTGCATCGTTTCTGAAACGATGATTCTCCGTAAGAAGCTCAGTTTTCTGTTCTGTCCTGTACTTTTCAGCTAAGGCCTTAAGCCTTGCATAAGTGGTATTAACAGTCGAAAACAGTGAATTCTCCTTCTTTTCCGTCTCCGGTGTACACAGAGCGATATTTATTTCCGAACACTCTGCTGTCATGACATCGATCATTTCCAGTTCATCCGGACTGAATGAATCGAACTCATCGATGAAGCAGACGGTATCCTCAAAAAAGTCATTCATATTGGCGGCAGCCGCTGCCTCGGTTATATCTGTAAGACTGTCACGAAATCCGCGTTCAGTCATTATGCTGTCGTAAGCCGAATAGATCATGGATATGTCCGACGCCTTTTCCTTCAGCTTTTCATCCATGCCGTTTATACGTGAAGCAAGACTGTCAGCTGTAACCGAAGCACGTCTGAGGTCTGCGACTATTTCAAGGGCATCGTTTATAAACGATCTGCTTTCCGCCTGCCTTCCGAAAAACATAAATGATTTATTTTTTCGTATCTCCTTAAGTGCGAGATACATAAGTGCGGCCTTTGTGCTGTCGTCCGCATATTCACCGGAACGGCTTCCGAAAGTATCGAATATCAGGCGGGCAAGCCGTGTAAAGCTGAGAACATTTATACTGTTCGACACAGAGCTTCCGAGTTTCTGATACATCTTACGCTCATATTCAAAAGAAAACTGCTCGGGAACTATAACAAATATTCTCCTGCCGCTTTCCGCATGCGTCTTTATTCTTTCTATTATGGCAGATGACTTTCCGGAACCTGCCTCTCCAAGTATGAATCTTAACATTCCGGCCTCCCGTTTACGTAAACTATGTGAAATTCCCATAATCAATTATCCCCCGAAAACCAGATCACGGTTCCGGGGGAGTATATCTTATTCTGTAAACACCCTCATATCTTTCACTTCAATGTTTTTATCAGTTTTAAACACAACTCCGCCTTTGAAAATACAGTTGCTTTCCTTATCATAAAATTCATAATGGATCCAGTTTTCCGTTCCTTTTTCAGCAGCAGCAAGCCACTTTTCCTTCGGCTGTGTGATAGATTTCTCCCAGGTCGCACCCGGTTTCATCTCTTCATCGCTCTTGTAATAGACCTGATCAGATACATTAACAAACTCGATCGTCAGAGTAGCACCTCCGTCCGCTTCCTCCAGTGATTTTACATAAGCACCGAGGTATTCGTTCTGAACATCAAATGAATATTCCGGAACAGGTTCCTCAGTAACTTCTTCGGCAGAACTCTCATCATTCTCTTCAGCAACGGAATCCTTATCATCCTTTGAGTCTTTGTTATCCTTTGATTCTTTATCGTCCTTTGAATCCTTGTCGTCCTTGCTTTTCTTATCATCTTTTGATTTTTTATCGTCCCCGGAATCCTTGTCTTTATTATCATCTCCGGAATCGTTATCTTCTTTTTCATCATCAGTTTCAGGCTCGATCACATTTCCTGAAACATCTGTTTCTGCGACACTGTCTGCATTTTCCTCATCACTTTTACCGCATCCTGCAAGAAGCAGAACAGCAGCGGTAAGTACGATCAAAAATTTTTTCTTCATTGTATTTTTCCCCTTTATAATTCATCATTCCCATGTATTTATACTGTCTATGATAGCATATTTTCAATAAAAAAACAACCTCTCTGCAGGCGTATGACTGTCTGCAGAAAGGCTGTTCTGTTGTATGTGATCAATTAAATATCAGTTTTCTGACGCTTATTTCTTCTTCACCGGGATCCAGATCTCGCAGTAATAATTCCCGTCTTTAGTACCCTTTTCGTACTTGGTCGGATCATCATAATACTCCACGCAGTATCCGGCTGCAAACTCATAATCCTTTAACGCCGGAAGCCATTCTGTGAAGATCTTGGTGTTTACGTCCTGAAGTGCGTCCGGCATTGCTCCTCTGCACGGGAAAACCGCCCATTCAAATGAAGGTATAGTTCTTGTGACTAATCCCTCCGGCACCTCCTTTTCCGGATCATACGGATCTGCGATAAGGTATTCAAAATTTTCCCTGCCCATAGCGGTGTCGATATTGATACCGTACATTCCCATTACATATTTTCCGCAGCCTGATGCGTAATGTTCCTGCCAGAACTGCGGAACATTTTCCTTTGCACCTTCGTATGAAAATGTCTTTGCATTAGCGATAACCGTAAAAGCGTCCTTCTTAATGATCTTGTAATCCATGAGATATCCTCCTTCTAATGACAGCTTCAGTTTCAGCGGAGCAAAGGTCTTGAGAAGCACCTCATCCCTGCGCACGGATGAAGGTGAAACGCCGTGGAATCTTGTAAAAGCTTTGGTAAAACTGTCCGGAGAGTCATACCCGTACTTCATGGCGATATCGATTATCTTTTCATCAGTTATCAGAAGATCATTTCCCGCAAGAGCCAGTCTTCTGTTACGGATATATTCCGCAGCGCTGAATCCGCAGAGCATTGCAAATCCTTTCTGAAAATAGAACGGAGACACACCCACAGCTTTCGCCGCATCATCTGCCGTTACACCTTCAGTGATATGATCCTCAATATACTGAATCGAATCGCCTATTATCCTCATCCACTCCATATTGTTCTTTCTCCCTTCGCCTGCTGTGATTCTATCTTA from Ruminococcus sp. HUN007 includes:
- a CDS encoding PD-(D/E)XK nuclease family protein, with the translated sequence MLRFILGEAGSGKSSAIIERIKTHAESGRRIFVIVPEQFSFEYERKMYQKLGSSVSNSINVLSFTRLARLIFDTFGSRSGEYADDSTKAALMYLALKEIRKNKSFMFFGRQAESRSFINDALEIVADLRRASVTADSLASRINGMDEKLKEKASDISMIYSAYDSIMTERGFRDSLTDITEAAAAANMNDFFEDTVCFIDEFDSFSPDELEMIDVMTAECSEINIALCTPETEKKENSLFSTVNTTYARLKALAEKYRTEQKTELLTENHRFRNDAVKKLSGSIFRRRTAPVPSEGAVQITEAKDLYREADFVCSYIRKLVDENECRYGEITIASRQPEDYDIILKSALERYGIPYFSDEETPVMHTSIVILITSLLDLSGMKKIQSDVLFRYAKTGLTPVSLTETAFLENFCYKWNVDGAMWEESFTDTGLSGTERKENLANAEALRMRLADPIIALRKKMKGSTAAQMCRYIYEFLEEQEITKNVSGLIAEYKNNGITDTASELERLWNCIMDTFDTVAEVLGDEITDPSEFAELFTLIVRQNRFLAPPQKLDIVSVVSAEKARVEGQKVIFVTGANEGILPFAAKSSGLLSSTDKEAFEKLGIDLGKDTKRLLADERFVVYRLFSSASERVIISYPLCDAQGGTRFPSYILNQIAGMYTDNIRKPAAEYDVLFYSPTPAAAYRNYVQGMFRDEQEKASLREALLNIPEYKSKIEYLDSIGKDGVHAVSDSSLIGRLMGDRIQVSATSFEDYSECHFRYFCKYGLHIRARDRREMDFRDLGSLVHSCLENILSGCSTKDEFISLTDEVITEKIKEFAEKYKAENLAGDFGKNARLDSKFEKFTEDTLYLVNHLKKELAASQFMPEKFEFEINEATCGEPFRIKGHEGTEIILKGKIDRVDSYTDPETGEKFIRIIDYKTGVKSFELEKILYGIDIQMLLYLFSVTSGGGVYGDSIPAGVLYMPSGSIELGRDRTGDDDTEAYLSKFYRMSGVVLKELKVLRAMEENIAGIYIPAKLTADAVKKGTFELDKTRSRCLTRPQFERLRRHVREMLEKMAADLLDGDVSALPLNYDTQKDVCRFCDYKEICGNFPRKYERFVPDDVKELKMNILGSDGEEKIDGLD
- a CDS encoding AraC family transcriptional regulator → MEWMRIIGDSIQYIEDHITEGVTADDAAKAVGVSPFYFQKGFAMLCGFSAAEYIRNRRLALAGNDLLITDEKIIDIAMKYGYDSPDSFTKAFTRFHGVSPSSVRRDEVLLKTFAPLKLKLSLEGGYLMDYKIIKKDAFTVIANAKTFSYEGAKENVPQFWQEHYASGCGKYVMGMYGINIDTAMGRENFEYLIADPYDPEKEVPEGLVTRTIPSFEWAVFPCRGAMPDALQDVNTKIFTEWLPALKDYEFAAGYCVEYYDDPTKYEKGTKDGNYYCEIWIPVKKK